A segment of the Hemicordylus capensis ecotype Gifberg chromosome 6, rHemCap1.1.pri, whole genome shotgun sequence genome:
CACATATCAGTGATTGGTTAAGTACCCAGATATAGCATAGCAAAGAATACAGAAGCAGCAGGAAGCCATGATGCAGATTCCAACTCTCCCATAAATTTATTTGCTGGTTTAATGGCAGGTTCCTTGCAACTATCTCTTATTTTCAGcccaccgcccccaccccatttataaTGTGGGGATTAGAATAAGGATCCTGTTTACATGTTTGCTGTAAGAAACTaatcatttattacattttattccaTCTTGCCCTCAGAGCAGCAATACAagttttctctctcctgcctttatTTTCACAAAAATCTTGAGTCCTAGTGACCAGCACTGTGAGCTTAATGATCCAAgtgggatttgaatccaggtctccccAAAGTCCAACACAGTTATCTACTACATCAGGGGATCCCCAACACAGTAACGTTCACATGATCAACTTAGCCAGGCCTGGGAAGGGCTAGtggagaggcaggctcctgcctgcctccccacacatgagcatgaAGTGTTCATGAGCATGCGGTAGCCCAAGTGGTGTtgtggtgagcagcagagccaggaTGCGGAGGATTGACTCCTTTGGCATCCCACAAAAGATGGTGCGaagagcacggtgcattggggatttccctgctgctgggcactcCTGCCACTCAGTTCTCTGGATGTTCAGGCTGTAGGCAGCCTGTGTGTCCACAGAACTGGGAGGGAGCGCACTCTtctccctcacttttagcctgggtaaaaaacccggGCTACCCAGTTGAAGCTCACcaggattgggaccgatcctgctgctcctcttgGCCAGCCCTACCCgtgtagggctggttgtgtgaatgaccttagtgtctGTCATCTGTCCAGAGGATGGGCAAGTTGGTTATTCTGCTCCTCTGAATGTCCACATTCATTCTTGCCTCTGGAGACGGCAGTCTGCTTCTTCCTTTAACTCTGAGGTGTGTTGTTGGTTGTATGCTAATAGGCCTGAGATGTGGGTAGGGATTGGAACATTGGCTGCTGATGTCACAGAGGCAAGGAAGCCTCCCTGAAGCAAGGGAAAGCAATGCTATTCCCCAACCCCTCCTAGGAGGAAGGGATATTTGAAGGGGTTCTTTCCCAGGTTAAAAGGTTGTAGATTCTCCTCTattgcttttctctccctctcagctTTCAGATAATACCTTCACTGTCTAATTCAGAAATCTGTTAGAGAAAGAGAAGGCAAATATACTTGAAGATGTGTGGAACATTTTAATAGGCAATGAAACAGGAAGACAGACCCAGAACCACAACATTCCCACCCCCTTCTAGCTCCTCATACCTTTGTACAGCATGCATCACTGAAGCTTCATTGTGTGTGGCAACTATCAGCTCAAACCTGCCTCTGGCTGCAGCCACTCGATCCAAGGCAAAATCCAGACAGCGCTGGTAACTATATCCCAAGGGGAAAGGAATGAACATCAGCATGATGGAGGGACCTCCGACAGGAAGCATATCTCCTCAGTCATAGCTCATATTCAAGATCAGTAGAATTGAGGAACAGAACTGTGGGGAAAGAGTCCTTGCCTGTTGTtggtagcctcccagctgggaTGCACAGGATCGGGGTAGCCTTTTTCCTTCGCCAGTTTCCGTTCCTTCTCCATATAAGCTCCCCTTACCAGTTTCACCCCAAAACAGATGTCCAAATGCTCAGTGAAGGCCACGTCCTGTTTTATCCGTTCTTGAGTGTCCTGAAGAAAGACAGCAGTCAAAGACAAAATAGCGGCTAGAGGAGAGCAACACACAAAAGCATCTTCCAGGATCATTGAGTTGGTGAGGCTAGAGTGGATCCCTTTACTTCTAGAAATGTGGCGAACAGAAGGCTGTTTCTGGAAGAGGACCCACCTTGAGATATGCCTGATATGTGTTCCAAATCCATGGGTTCTTGGTATTGCACACAGCCATCATTGCCATGGTGACTAGTGTCAGGGCAGGGTTAATGTATGTGTACTCAGCATCCACCAGAACACGGACCCCTTTTTCTACAGCATACtaagaaaggagaggaaagacaccTTGATAAAGAGGGATTACATTTGACAGGTGACATTGCTTTCTGGTACCTGGATTATTAGTTGAAGGTTTCACACTACCCATGAAAAGTTTACATTTGGATAAGTGGCAATATGCTACCAGGATTCTCCCAAACCAAAAGGATGAGGATTAAGGCTAGCAGTGCTTGTGAGTAGCCTTCCTACCACTTCTACAAGGTGATGCCTCTTTAGCCTGTAACCTTAGTGATGTGGAGCACTACACAGAATACAAATTCATTGTTTCTTTCAGCCAGACAGCCATAGTGTTGTCAGTTCCTTTAGACACCTTTCCTTCGTTAAGCAGATATTTGGTTAATACCCCAGAATGGTCAACTTGCTGTTTCATCAGTCGGAGCTAATGGTTTGAGAGTGGTTTCCTGGTAGGTGAGGGATCTCTTGGTGTTTTTGAATGGTATATCCATCCAAGCTCAGGAAAGAAGGTGCTGCTCTAGCTGAGGGAACGAATAGATGAGAGAGCAGGGTACACGGAGGCAGGTTTGACAGTTTTGAAAGCTGCAATGAGAACTGAGAGAACTGAGTGATTCCAGCTGGAGTGAGCTGAAGCTGAGTGTGTGCGGGAATACAACTGCCTAAGTTGCTCTTGGTAAGATCTTCTACCTTGTAGGGGTTCCTGTTCACCTCCGCTTGTGTCCTGCTTGCATATTcgtaaaataaatcaaatattacaAATTCCAGAAGGGTAGTTGTGTTAGTTTGTCGcagaaaaaacaataaaaagtcttgtaaagtaaaggtaaagtgtgccgtcgagtcaattttgactcctggcacccacagagccctgtggttttctttggtagaatacaggaggggtttactattgcctcctgccacgcagtatgagatgatgcctttcagcatcttcctgtatcactgctgctcagtactgtaccagcagggattcgaattggcaaccttctgcttgtgagtcaagcatttccccgctgctcttGTAGcactaacacatttatttcagCTTTTGTGGATTACAGGCCACATCATCAGATGCAAACCTTACAAAGACACTGTGGCCGTGTTCTTAAAATTCAGAAAGTTAGCCTGGGGAGGGGTCAGCTAAGATTCAGAATGATGTGTGCTCCCGAAAACCCTGGCGGAAATCCCAGCTGGGGGACCGGGACATGATCGTGTGCAATGGGGAATCATCGTTGAGTGCTGTGCTGAGCCAACATTGCTAAGTCTTCAATTTGACCTACAGTGGTGCCACCAAGCACCCAGCTGCAATTCCTCCTTGCACACGATCACTCCCCCAGTCCTCCAGCCGGGATTTTCACCACGGTTTTCGTGAATGCCTGTGGTTCTGAATCTTAGCTGGTCACTCCTCAGACTAGCTTTCTGGGTCATAAAAACACAGCCAGAAACTCTCCAGTGTTCTCTAGTCTCATCTACTGGAAACTCAACCCAGGTAATGTTGCTTCTGGAACTTCTCAATGCTCAGGGAAGCAGGACAGCACGTCATAAGACTATTAGAGGCATGGATATTCCTTCCTCACTTTCTACCCAGCCCCCCTTGCATTTtgcactcccacccccaccccatctcctgcAAGTCAGCATTCTGGGCGGCTTCGTTTCCTGTACCTGTGCTACAGAATTAAGCCGATGCAGCGATTTCTGGAAATGCAGGTTTTCTTCTTGGGTCAGGCAGCCAAAGCTCAGTTCctaggaaggggggagggaagaggcattttaaaaagtgtcatTCTCTCCAAAAGGTCAAAACGCAAGGGCGAACCTCACCTCTCCTTTCATGAGAGTCACAACTCTCTGGATGGTAAGGTCTGACACGCCTTCTGGCTCTCGCAGCCTCAGGGTAATAGTCTTCTGTGATGAGAAGAAGAAAGGGGGATTCCAAATAAGATCAGAAAGATTTTCCCTTCAAAGAAGTATCAAAGCACCCTAGAGCTATACAGGATGATGAAGCCTGACCTCCAGAATCGCTGATCAACCCTCCCTTTGCTTGTACTTCTGGGAGTATCTCAGTTATTAGCTGACAGcaggagggaaattactcaaagtagtgccattgaaattaaaaaggacaGTTTGGCAATGCCCAATTTATATTCCTAACTTAAGGATTAGGAAAttgttctcttttttaaaaaatgattctcaagataccaatttcttgtttttaatttttgttaataTGCAGAATATTATGCCAAACAAAATCATATTATCAATTATACACCCAAATAAAGTAACAACTTATGTTCTGCTGTTATCGCTTTTAAGTATGTGTTCTTAGATATAGGGCTAAATCCAGAGGATGCTAGTCATGCTTAAGTCCCATTGTTATAATGGGCCCTAGGTTAGTCACAGACAAACTGTTTCCAGAGATTAGCATTGcatgactaactttctctggatCTTAGCCATTGTTTAAAAATCTGTACCAATGAGTCTTCTGTTCATTAGTATCTGCCCATTCATTAGCATCACAGGCTCTTGCATATGCCTACACTTTTCGaagctttggtggtggtggtgtgtggcagagccttctctgtggtggctcctaagatgtggaactccctgctctgGGGGATCTGTTTGGCACTCAGTCTGTCTATTTCTGACAGTTATTGAAGACGTAGCTTtttcttcaggcttttaattagtcaTATTTTTTGTATGACTACTGTTTTCAGTATTTTGGATATTTTCTGCAGCTTTTGCTGTAATGTTTATTATATTTTGTAGTAATTTTTGTTACAATTTTCTATTTAATTTAACCATCATTGGGAACCACCTCAAGCTTTactggaaaggtgggatataaatgttctAATATACGTAAACAAAATTAtgtttgtatttttgtttgtatTGTAAATGGAAAGACAGGATAACAGTCTAAGAATAACAAGGGCACAGACCTATCCTTAAGGAGGGAAACAATAAACCAGTCTGAGCAGTACAGGATTTGGAGGAAATACCCTGATGCCAACAAATCTTTAGGTATGGTTCCACTGTCACTCCAACACTGGCACAACTCCATTATAGGATTGCCCAGAGCATCTTAGAATAACCAGAGCCTTTACTTgcactgccaaaaaaaaaaaaaaagcaaatattTCCAGGATAGCAAGCTGTGTACCTAATAAAGAGGATACAAGCGAGCAGTTTGCTTGTGGAATCACAGAATCCTCTCCCAGCTGTAAACACCTGCTCAGACTTTGCAGCCTGTGAAGTCCCAGTAGCCGCCATCCTGTCCCACAATACTTACACAGAGTTCAGCAGCCATCAGGGCCGTCACCTTCAGCTGCATCATGGGACTGGTGGCACCCCCGACTGACAGATCGAGGCAGGTCAGCATGGCACGGGCATTTTCATCATACCACCCCTCCCTGGTCAAGACAGAGCAAAAGAATCCCTTCTTGAGATTTCACATGATCTCCTCTTCCCTGTAAATTTATGCGGGCATCTGAAGATCACCACAGCCTCTTCACTTAAGGGCCACAGTGACTGCACTGTCCATTGAGAGCAAggccctctgcctctccttaatTCCTCTCAGTGCCAACCTTCAGTTTTCTGTTATCCCCGCCCTCCTGCTGGCATCCTTGATGCTTTTTgcaacagtctccaaaatggAAGGAAGAGTGGGGTAGCCCTTCTATGAGACAGCGTGAGGCGGTTGCCTCAAATGCAAGTGCAGGCAGGGTCAGAGGGGACAGCAAAAGCCGGGCCACCACCCTCATGGGTGCCACTGTGCCATCCACTGCTGCCGTCCTTCCTCGCCCTGCTGGAGCAAGCTGCTCATTGAGGTCATATTGCCCTtcatctcaggcagcaaaatgtcttggaccacccctgAAGGGGGCCTCAAAGTTCAATGTAAATGTGAGATTTCTCAATCTGCTGTTCTGAATTTTCCAGGAGCCTCTTCTCGGCTCATTGTGCTTAAAGGAAAATGTTCCTAAATATacatttctgatgatttctgaaaATTAGCTGAAGGCCCGTCTAGCTGGTAGCTGGCGAGAAGGATGATGGAGAGTTCTCTACCCTTTCTTCCACCATCAAGGTCACTACTTCAGTTGCATCATGGAGTCACTCTTGGTCCCATAGAGCAAAATGGAAGCCTCTGAGAACAAATCAGGCTTTATCTAcatagcttccttccttcctccgcaTTGTCTTAATAGCTCTATTCCTTCCTCTGCCTTGGCTTTTTGTTTCTGGGATAGAGAATTGGGAATTGTTTTGCTTGATATATATCTAGGATTCTCAAAACATGGGTCCCTAGGTGCTGTtgcattacaactcccatcatcccagtcatAATGACCAAAagctattgtagctggggattatgggaatcatcatagtacaacaacatctggagagccttgTTTGAGAACCCAATACATACAGACTTCCATAGAACGTGGGGATGGACACtaccttagatggctttaaaagggaattaggcACATTAGGATAGGTCTACCATTGGCCACTAGCCATAATAGCtaggtggaacctccatgttctgtGGCAGTATACCAGAGAATTCCAaatgctggtggggaggggacagCTGAGGAGGGCTTTTTCTCCAGctatgagcttcccagaggcttctagCTGGCCTTTgtgggaaacaaaatgcagaatttGATAGATCTATGATCTGATCTGGGACCAAGATCTATCAGTTCTTTGGTCTGATCTGTATGTTCTTAGGTTGCTTTTATTTTGGGGGGTTTTGCAGAAAGAAAGGGTTCAAAACATTTGTCAGTTAAATTTGtaactatatatatttttaagaacCCTTGGTATACTACTGCATGTATAAAAGGTGGCTGCAACGTGCTCAGTGAAAATGTGAAGCTACCTTTAGCTCCTGTTGTCTGCATTACCACCACTTCCTGATCTGAACAGACTGTGCTGTGAAGACACATAAAGATCAGCTTCACACATTATTGGGAAACACCAGGAGGAGGTGTGTGAATCATGTTTCTTTATTCATATGAGAATTTATTCTGACGCCCCGcaatcccacccacccagtgGTGAAAACGTGTGAGTTGCCTCATTAGGAGCACATACACCTTAACCATCACACAGCCACCCAAGTGCTAGCTAGGCAATGAATTAATAACAAAGAAAGGAAATGTGACTCACATTTACCAGCAACACACAAAACCTCCAGGCAAAGTCACGGAAAGCAGGCCTTGAAATATGGGGgggaggtgtggggggggagggagatccTTCGTGAGATCCACCAGTCCATGGTGGATCCCCagatttgggtctccagatgttgcattACCACAACaatgcgggtggggggaggggcattgtggctgggaatgatgctgtcgtccaacaacatctgtggaccctctgagaatccctgaactagaCTTAACCTGAACTAGGCTATGGGGGACCTTGATTGTATTCAAATCAAGGTTCCCCATAGCCTTCTAAGGACAATAGCTAAGAAGGGCATCATAAAATCTAGAGATGTACAGTTGCCAACTTTCCAGCATTGGCCTggagttgtcagaaatggggagcaaTCTCCAGGCAAttattgaaaacaatcctggagattttaatgtctTGATATTGTGCAAAATATTAGAGACAAATCTCCAGCAATAGCTTTAGTCAGAGCTGTCAACTCTATTGGGATGTACCCCTTCTGACCTCTCTGTTATTTGACAAGAactttattcacatgttatgtttaacactcatacaatctgtgtacacatgtacagatctgtatgtagaTACAGTTATtcttgcatgtaatgcagaacacaggtacagcagtacacttcctatctgtatcctgcatttcagggggtctgtatgtgtgtacagccATCTGAACACAGTACAACAGAGTGTCTGAATAGTGcttctgtatcctgcatttcaggggtctGTGCCAGcattcagtttttaaatgaaTCCAAGAATAGAGCCTGCTTCAAAGATCTGCTAATTAACTTCATATATTAAGCAATTGAGAAGCTTTAAtgctttgattcaggtaaatacagtaaatctgttagtccaggggttctcaacctctggtgtccagatgtggttggactacaactcccatcattactataggggtgtgcgagctggctcagtTGAAGCTGGGCTTGATGTCAAACCAGCTCGGCTTgacaggtttggggtcaaaccagacCGGCCTCAGCCGATCCAAGTTCGAACCGAATCAGTTCGGAGCCCTATTGGTAAAGGGGCAGGGAGGCTTCCCtaagcctggggtggggggcaggagggagcagttagtacttacaagtactatcattggtggtggcggctggggggggcgggcggtggATGGTGGTGACCACAGAGGTGGGGGGCACAGCAGCTCCCACTTCCCACCGGTCTCctccagagtagccagggccagcAGTGGGACCTAAACTGAACCggtaaaactggttttgtgcacatccctacattactATAGCTATTCATTCAtacaaaaaatgtgtgtgtgtgtacagacatctggacATAGGTACAGCATGATGTCTGGACAGGGCTATTGTCAAGCCTTCTAACCAGCCAAATCTAAATTTGGGATAGATAATGTGATAGTCTTCCCACCCCTTAGGAGAGCATCTGGGGTGTTCCTCGTCtggtccccctctcccccactgctATATCAACACACAACCTACCTTCTGCTGTCTCAATCCTTCCCCCTCTACCTGCCTTCAAGACTCACCCTTCCTTGGCCTGCCCCACGTCTTCCTCAATAGGAACAGCAAGGAGAGGACGGACCCCCAAATGCTGGAGCCGCTGCAGCGTGCCTTTGATCTCTTTTTGGCTCTCACCAGCCACAAACTGTCCGTAGAGTGTGAGACGGAGAATGGAGCCCCAGAGCCGGCGGCCCAGAACCCGTCGGGAGATGGAAAGGAGCTTGGAGGAGCAGAGGGAAATAGAAGCTTAGTGGAGAAATCCCAGAGGGGTCGCCATGTTGGCCTCTTGCAGCAAACATGGCAAGAAAAAGAGTTGTATGGCTCCCTAAAGACTATTTGCTTTGGTACAAGCTTTCAgggactagagcccacttcacAGAATCTACAAACTTCATGTATCTAGCCGTTGAGGAGAAGCTTTAATGCACCCGAAGGGGTGAACTCTAGGCTGTGAGAActgatgccacaataaatctgttagtccagaggttcccaaccttgagtccccagatgctgttggactacaactcccagcatccccaccacaatggcctttgcccATTGTGGCAagaatgatgggcattgtagtccaataactatctttgaggtgccacaagactcttttcaAAAAAATAGAATTAGCCGTCCCACAGCTTGACCCAAAGACTCTGCCTCTCAATCGCAACATAGCACTGTGGGGCACCCCCTTGTGGTGATGGTGATTGAGAAAGAATCATTTGGGTGTGTGGGTTGTGGGCTCAGAACTGACCCAAGGTATTGCGGCAActgaggtgaggtgccaaatgctgccttgccccatgcccttgatgggggccagcccccttcaaACCAACCCTTACAACCTTTGAAAGTGTTGCAGGGGCCggtgggtggaggagggaaggttgccagcagcttcctcctctctctcctagtacttcttgcaagctttgcaaggcatGTGAGGAGAGGAGGTCAGCCTTCTCTGTTATCTCACACTCactcagtcccaaagagctgctctggtggcagtggcagaggacatcttgctgccctactggcaccccaataagccaccgcctgaggcaaccacctcccctcgcctcatgaaaggaccgcctcTGTGTGGGTCAAGATCCAAGCCATTCCTTGCCTCACCGTGGGCGCTTTCTGGACCAGCCATGGGGAGGAGCACAGCAGGAAGACCAGAAGTCCACGCATGAGCTCCCAGTTGCTCTTGAGATGAAAAACCTTCCCGTTCTCCAAGTCCagcgaaggaggaggaggcaggggtttctgtgctgcagcagcagccgcaaCAGCAACTTGAGGCGGTGACTTGGGAAGCGTAGATGTCTGTGCCGCAGCATGCGGGGCCCAGAGGGCTACCACCCGGTGGCGAAACAAGCGAGCCCCCTGGTTCAGCATGCTGACAGCTCTGCCTGTCTGAAGGTCACAGCACCACTTCTGGGAATGTGGCACCTGGCTCTTCTCCCACAGTGTTCGGGGCAAGCAGgaaacaggggtgggtgggggaaagagcacAACGACGAGGCCCACAGGGTGCTGGCTCAGCAGGTGGGGGGCCTCTGTGCAAGAAGCTCGGTAGGGTAGAAAAACTGCTGAGGAGGAGAAGTCACTGATTAACGCCAGGGCTCCTAATGCCTCTACTTCACTGCTTTAGCCCATCAGGATTCAGTCCCTTTAAGAACGCCAGCAACTCTTGGCACTCTGGATTCCCTGTAAGTTGGTCCCCTCTGTGGCATGTAGGCCTGCATTCACCTTGGTGCGCCATTTATTTGCTCACGCCCCATCTTTCCTGTGCAGGGTTGTTAATACAGCTTACCATCAACAATAAAGCCCAGGTGTGAAGTACGTCCTGAGACTACGAGAACGGAGAAAAGGTAGTATCACTGAACTTTGGCAAAATGGGGCTCCCATTCAGCAAAAGTGGCTGTCTGAGGAGAAACAGcactgaggctgttcccacagTCAGCTGAgttcgggctaggggagcctagcccaatttcggctgatcacgggagccaccgggcttgcaggtgagcccgtttgcctcccggtggttaacccgccaaacaacctctccccttaaaccaggtttgcggagcgagcactccacaaacccggtttataAAATCACGAGTAGCTGCTAcgcggctccgtgccgtggctactcacaagtagacccccggagagtcggaaagccacctcccggctctgggggtctctccagcacttgcgcagggcatactggagcctCTGGGGgtcacgcggcccccgatcctctcagctccgtcatggagccagcagtcgtgtgggcagctactgtggccgcccagagcagactggctggtcatctgtgaggagagcggggaGCCAtcccatagaggctcttctccgtgatcgtgagaagagcctcactgttaGCCAACAGTGAGTAGCCAGGGTCTTGCTCCCTTGCAGTGGCAGCTCAAGGTCTCTGTACACCTGAGGCAGGGCGTCAAATGTCACTTCTCCTTTGTGTGCACACCTCTCCCTCATCTTTCCCGTTAATTAAAGTGGTGGgcagagggcatcttgctgcctcgtTTGGACCTTGATAATCAGCTGCCTGAGACgatcttgcctcatggaagggccaccccctGTTCCCTTGCCCAAAGGACTGGATGGCCCAATAGAAAACCCATTACAAGTACTACACTGGGAAAAAGGAAAAGGCTACGActcctatgaatatttatataccacttttcaacaaaaggtctcaaagcagtttacaggggTGGATACAGTGAAGAACACAATGTGTTAAGATACAGTGTTAAGAACACAAGGACATTTCCATTGAGGATGACACATATACTGAAGCTCATGTTTTACATGTTATATGTGAGTGGGATGCTACTTTGATATAGGATCAATATGAGATAGTGATGTACACCTTGAGGTGTACACCACACCCACACATGGGATCTACCTGAGTATAAATTATCAGGATGAAATATTCATTCTGCAATAAAATAGTGGCTCACATGCAGCACAGGAAAATGTGGGTggctcaccagtgttccctctaactgggattggcagatgttgttgactacaagcaaaagtcattgcaactggggattctgggagttgtagtcaacatctgggaatccctgttagagggaacactgctttgaaTGCAACTGGTATCAGCCTGTTCAGTGTGAACGGTCAAAGCCTTGCTGAAATAGCCGACAGGAGGAATAGTCTGCAATGCAGCTTTgtttaatttatgtattatttacattgatatcctgcacttcctccaagagGTTCAGAACAGAGTACAtagttaggaacatgggaagctgccatatactgagtcagaccattggtccatcaggctcaGTACTGCcgacacagaccggcagtggcctctccaaggtttcaggcaggagtgtctcccagccctatcttggagatgtcagggagtgaacctgggaccttctgcatgcaagtgctcttcccagagtggcggctccaaccccagaggggaatatcttacagtgctcacacatgtagtctcccattcatatgcaaccagggtagaccctgcttagctaaggtcatgcttgctaccacaaaaccagctcttctgTGTATTAAgggagctggtctagtggtagcaagcctgaattatgccttttgctaagcagggcccaccctggtttgcatttgg
Coding sequences within it:
- the PRODH2 gene encoding hydroxyproline dehydrogenase; its protein translation is MLNQGARLFRHRVVALWAPHAAAQTSTLPKSPPQVAVAAAAAAQKPLPPPPSLDLENGKVFHLKSNWELMRGLLVFLLCSSPWLVQKAPTLLSISRRVLGRRLWGSILRLTLYGQFVAGESQKEIKGTLQRLQHLGVRPLLAVPIEEDVGQAKEGEGWYDENARAMLTCLDLSVGGATSPMMQLKVTALMAAELCKTITLRLREPEGVSDLTIQRVVTLMKGEELSFGCLTQEENLHFQKSLHRLNSVAQYAVEKGVRVLVDAEYTYINPALTLVTMAMMAVCNTKNPWIWNTYQAYLKDTQERIKQDVAFTEHLDICFGVKLVRGAYMEKERKLAKEKGYPDPVHPSWEATNNSYQRCLDFALDRVAAARGRFELIVATHNEASVMHAVQRMAEMGINKNAGPVSFGQLLGMCDQVSLALGQAGYAIYKSIPYGSVEEVIPYLIRRAHENQSVLLGIRKERDLLRLELRRRILRQA